GGCCACCGCGTCGCGGTAGGTGTCGATGAACTCCGCGAACGTGTCCAGCGGCAGCGACCCGTAGGCGCCGTCCGGCCCGTTGGCGATCAACCTCTCTTCGACCAGGGTCTTGGCCGCCCAGTCGAGCAGCCCGTCGCTGAGTTCCCAGCCCGAGCCGGTGAACCCGGCGGCCGTCTCCTCGAGCGCCTTGTTGCCGGCGGACGGGTCCTTGGCGTAGTCGATCCCGGCTTGCTGGAAGATCGGCACCAGCCCCGCGAGGCATTCGCGGTTGTCCTCCAACCGGTCCGAGCGGATCGACAGCTGGTGGTACAAAGCCGGGTATTCCTCGCCCACGTTGATCCACTTCAGCGGCTTGTTCCACTCCGGCAGGTCGTTCTGATATTGGTAGATCTCGGAAGTCAGATAGCCCTGTTGGACCACGTTGCCCTCCTCGATGACGAACCGCGCCGGGTCGCCGCTGTACGAGTTGTCGATTTGCGCCTGATCCAACAGGCCCTCCGCCAACAGCACCTTCAGGTACGGCGCCGATTCGACGGTCAGGACGGTCACCCCGGCCTCTTTGATGTCCGTCAAGTTGTCGAAGTCCCAGTCTTGGTTGCCCCAATAGAGGACCAGCGGCACGCGCTGCAACGGCGTGAACACGGCGACGGTTGGGAACTCTTTGGCGTTCTCAATGGACTGTTCGGTCGAGGTCACCCCCAGCAGCACCGAATCGTCCTTGTAGAGGAGGGAGGTGGTGGATTGGAACCCGACTGCCGCCCCGCCGGAGTGGACGGCCAGGTTCACCCCCGTTTCGCCCAACGGGCCGGAGTAGGTGAAGGTGTTCGCGTCCACGTCGCCACCGGGCCCGATCAGGTGGAACAGGAAGCCGTAGTCGGCTTGCGGCCACCAGTCGATTTGCACGTCGACCGTGTCGGGGCACACGCCCTTCAAGTCGGTCGCGTAAACGCCCGCGGAGGGCCCATCGGCCGAAGCGCCGACTGCGGGCGGTGGTTCCTTCTCCGCCGAGCAAGCGGTCAGCGTCAACGCCGCGATCAGGAGGGGCGCGGCCAGAGCGGCCTTGGACATGATGTTCTCCTTTGCCTATTGGTTAGGTCGTTACTTGGGTTGGGGTAGGGGTTTTGCAAGCTAGGTGCCCGATGCCGTCCGCCCCCGCCCACGGCACCGGCTCACGTTGGGTTTCGGTACGGGCGACGAGGGAACCGCCCTTGAACACCAGCCGTTCGGGCGGCGCGAAGGCGACCAGTTCTTGGGGCGAGCGGGCGCGGGCCACCAGCAGGTCGGCGGCGGCGCCGGGCGCGGGGCCGGCCGGGCCCAGGCCCAGCGTGGACCGGGCGGCCTGGGTGACGGCGTGCAAAGCCTCGGCGATGGTCAAGTGCGCGCCCGCGACCAGCAGGGCGGCTGTTTCCAGGGGGTCGGGGCGGCCCACCAGGTTGAAGGCGTCCAGGAGGTTGTCAGCCCCGCCGGCCACGTTGACTCCGGCGTCCAGCAGGTCCCGCACGGCGGTGATGCCGCGCTGAACGGGCGAGGCGGCCTCCCGTCCTTGCAGGTAGAGGTTGGTCAACGGCAATGTCACCACGTTGACGCGGGCCTGCGCGAGCTTCGCAGCGGTCGCGGCGATCCGTTCGGGCGGTTGCAACGCCAACGAGCAGACGTGGTCCACGGTCACCGGTACGCCCAATGCGCCGGCCCGTTCGGCCACGTCCTCCAACAGGAAGTGCGCCGGGTCCAGCGTCTCGTCCAGGTGCAGGTCCAGCGGGACGCCGCCTTGCGCGGCCGTGTCCAGGATTATGGCGAGCGCCTCGCCGGGCGCCGGGTCGAAGTTCGGCGCCCCGCCGATCCCGTCCGCCCCGGCTTCGATGGCGCGCTCGATCAAACGGCGCTGGGACAGTCCGTCCCGGCCGGTGACCGGCAGCCCGAAGGAGGGGAAGACTTGCAGGTCAACCCAGGGGGCCACGGCCTTCTTGACGGCCAGAAGGCGCTCCAACGGGTCAAGCCCGGTGGCCGCCCCGGTGTCCACATGGGTCCTGAAGGCGGTCACGCCGGCGGCCAGGCCGTCCGCCAGCACGCGCAGGGCGCGTTCTTCGAGGTCGTGGTAGCGCTCGCGGGGGCCCACGGCCATCCATTTGTCGATGGCGCCGGGCAGGTCGCCGCGCGGGTTGGCAACCCTGTCTGCCGTCAGCGCCTTGTCAAGGTGGGTGTGGGGCTCCGCCAAGGCGGCCAGGACCACATAGCCGGGCAGTTCAAGCACGGTGTGGCGCCCGGCCTTCGCCGCGCCCTGGGGCGCGACCCGCTCCACCACCCCCCCGGTGATCACCACGTCGCTGGGGGCGTCCAAGAGTTGGCCCCGGACGGGCCGGACCCCGCGCAGGATCCAGTCGCGCTCGGCGTGGTCAACGCTCGCGGCAGGCGGGGTTCGAGCCGCATGCGGCCCACCTTGGGCTGGGGCTGGTGCTGCGGCGGGCGGGGTTCGAGCCGCATGCGGCCCGCTCTGGGCTGGGGCGGCGCCGCCGGGGTGAGCCGACTGCGGCTGTCCGGAGCCGACCGGCCCGCTGGCGGCGCGCGCCGGTACCGGCGACGGCTGCTCGCCGGCCGGCCCGGACGGCTTTGGGTCCCCGGGCCCGCTCATGCTTCGCGCCCCGCGCCGGCCCGCCGGCCGGTCTCATGCCACTTGCCCACCACCGCCTGCGACAGCAGGCCGAACGCCCAGAACACGGCGATCCCGAAGCTTGAGGCCAAGATCACCCCGGCGAACAACTGCGCGGAACGCAGGTGCTGGGTGTAGGCGTCCAACAGGCGCCCGATCCCGGCCTGGCCGTGCCGGAAGAAGTAGTCACCGACTATGGCGCCGGTGACGGACAGCCCGGCGGAGATCCGCCAGCCCGCCAGCACTGACGGCAGGGCGCCCGGGATCAGCAGCTTGAGGACCTTGTCGCGCCAGGAGGCGCCGTAAAGGCGGAACAGGTCGCGGTGCGCCTCGGTGGCGGACTGCAAGCCGAACAGCGTGTTGGTGATGATGGGGAAGAGCGCGATCATCACGCAGACCAGGACCCGTGAGCCGAAACCGTAGCCGAACCAGAAGCTGATCAGCGGAACCAAAGCCAGGATCGGGATGGTTTGGAGGATCACGGCCCACGGGTAGATGGACCGTTCCAGCCAGATCGCCTGGCTCATCGCCAGCGCGACGAGCGACCCGAGCACTATCGCTATGGCCAGCCCGACCACCGCGACCGATGCCGTCTGCGACAAGCCCGCCAGCAACTCGCCCCGGTTGCGGTCATCCAGGAACCCGATCCGGACCACGTCGCTGGGCGGAGGCAGGATGAACCGGCGGGCCGGGCTCATGATTTGCGTGGAGAAGTACTCCCAGAAGGCCAGCAAGACGACGGTGGTCACCACCGGCAGAGCCAGGTTCTTGGCCCGTTTGCGCAAGCGCGCGGTCCAGGGCGCGCGCCCCGCCGGCGCGGGGCCGCCGTTCTTTGGGTTCGCGTCCGGTTTGCGCCGGAGCGCGGGGGCGGCCGGGGCGCTCATGACGCGCCCGCCGTCGTGGCCTTGTGACGTAGCGCGTGGGTGACCTCTGCGACCGCCCCGGCGTAGGCCGAACTGAGCCGGAACTCCGGGTCGCGAGGTTGCGCCGCCGCCACCGGTATCTCCGCCACGATCCGCCCGGGGCGAGCCGACATCACCAGCACGCGGCTGGACAGGTACACGGCTTCCGCCACGGAGTGGGTCACGAACACGCCCGCGAAGCGTTGGCGGGCCGCCAACGCGCTCAGTTCGTCGCCCAGGTTCTGACGGGTGATCTCATCCAGCGCGGCGAACGGCTCGTCGAACAAGAAAACGTCCGGTTCGCCGGTCAGCGCGCGGGCCAGCGACACGCGCATGCGCATGCCACCGGACAGCGTGGCCGGGAGAGCCTGTTCAAAGCCGCCCAGGCCGGTCAACTCGATGGCCCAGGCGACTTTGGCGGCCCGCTCGGCCCGGGGCGCGTGGGCCAACTCGAGCCCCAAGCCGATGTTCGCCGCCACCGACCGCCACGGCAGCAAGGTCGGGTCCTGGAAGACGTAGCCGATCGAGTTGGTCGCGCTCACAATCCGGCCCGCGGTGGGACGGTCCAGTTTGGCGGCCAACCGCAGCAGGGTCGACT
The Bifidobacteriaceae bacterium DNA segment above includes these coding regions:
- a CDS encoding amidohydrolase family protein, which encodes MSGPGDPKPSGPAGEQPSPVPARAASGPVGSGQPQSAHPGGAAPAQSGPHAARTPPAAAPAPAQGGPHAARTPPAASVDHAERDWILRGVRPVRGQLLDAPSDVVITGGVVERVAPQGAAKAGRHTVLELPGYVVLAALAEPHTHLDKALTADRVANPRGDLPGAIDKWMAVGPRERYHDLEERALRVLADGLAAGVTAFRTHVDTGAATGLDPLERLLAVKKAVAPWVDLQVFPSFGLPVTGRDGLSQRRLIERAIEAGADGIGGAPNFDPAPGEALAIILDTAAQGGVPLDLHLDETLDPAHFLLEDVAERAGALGVPVTVDHVCSLALQPPERIAATAAKLAQARVNVVTLPLTNLYLQGREAASPVQRGITAVRDLLDAGVNVAGGADNLLDAFNLVGRPDPLETAALLVAGAHLTIAEALHAVTQAARSTLGLGPAGPAPGAAADLLVARARSPQELVAFAPPERLVFKGGSLVARTETQREPVPWAGADGIGHLACKTPTPTQVTT
- a CDS encoding ABC transporter permease yields the protein MSAPAAPALRRKPDANPKNGGPAPAGRAPWTARLRKRAKNLALPVVTTVVLLAFWEYFSTQIMSPARRFILPPPSDVVRIGFLDDRNRGELLAGLSQTASVAVVGLAIAIVLGSLVALAMSQAIWLERSIYPWAVILQTIPILALVPLISFWFGYGFGSRVLVCVMIALFPIITNTLFGLQSATEAHRDLFRLYGASWRDKVLKLLIPGALPSVLAGWRISAGLSVTGAIVGDYFFRHGQAGIGRLLDAYTQHLRSAQLFAGVILASSFGIAVFWAFGLLSQAVVGKWHETGRRAGAGREA
- a CDS encoding ABC transporter ATP-binding protein — translated: MTAVSQLEGRADAPVQAGVLDFQEIGRVFPGGVEALAPTSLTIKPGEFVAIVGPSGCGKSTLLRLAAKLDRPTAGRIVSATNSIGYVFQDPTLLPWRSVAANIGLGLELAHAPRAERAAKVAWAIELTGLGGFEQALPATLSGGMRMRVSLARALTGEPDVFLFDEPFAALDEITRQNLGDELSALAARQRFAGVFVTHSVAEAVYLSSRVLVMSARPGRIVAEIPVAAAQPRDPEFRLSSAYAGAVAEVTHALRHKATTAGAS